CCGGCGCCGCGGGCCTCGTGCTCGGCGTCTCCGGCCTCGGCAACGTGCTCGGCAACACGCTCGGCGGCTACCTCGCCGACACCCTCGGCCGCCGCTGGACCATCGTGCTCTCCGGCGTCACCACCGCGGGGCTGACGGCCGCCGTGCCGTACCTCGGGCCGCTGTCCGCCATCGTCGCCGTCGTCGGGCTCATAGGCGTCACGTCGCACGTCTACCGCCCGGCCGCCGCCGCGGCGCTGCTCGACTCGGTGACGACCAACCGGCAGCGCCTCGCCGCCTTCGGCGTGTTCCGGGCCGCGATGAACACCGGCGCCGCGCTCGGCGGAGTCGCCGGCGGCGTGCTGGCCGGCGTCTCGTACACGCAGCTCTTCCTCGCCAACGCCGCCGCCTCCCTGCTCTTCGGCGTGGTCGCGGCGGTGCTGCTGCGCGACGCGCCCCGCCCGCGGGCGGCGGAAGAAGAGCAGGCCGAACGGGCCGCCGGATACCGCCGGGCGCTCGCCGACCGCCTCCTGCTGCGCTTCCTGCTGATGACCGCGGTCGCCGAGTTCGTCTACATCCAGTCCACCGTCGGCCTGCCCCTGCACGTCACCGACGCGGGGCTCGACGCCCGCGACTTCGGCCTCCTCATCGGGCTCAACGGCCTGCTGGTGCTGGCCCTGGAGCTGCCCGCGACGGGCGCGGTGGCCCGCTACCGGCCGGAGCACGTCCTCGGCGCCGGGAACCTCCTCGTCGGCGCAGGGCTCGCGCTCACCGGGCTGATGACGGACATGACCCTGCTGGCGGCGACGGTCGTGGTGTGGACGTGCGGGGAGATGATCACCAGCTCGGTCTCGTACGCCTACCTCGGCAGCCTGACCCCGCCGCACCTGACCGGCCGCTACCAGGGCCTGCACGGCGCCGCGTACACCGTGGGCACCGGTGCCGGGCCGCTCCTCGGCGGCGCCGCGTACGCCGTCGGGCCCTGGGCGCTGTGGAGCCTGGTCGCCGCCGCCGGGGTGCTGTCCGCGTACCTCTGCCTGCCGCCCCGCCCCGCCCCGGCCGGCTGACGCCCCCACCTCTCAGGAGCGGCGGGGCGCGAACTCCGTCGTGGCGAACGTCACCGCGTCGCGGTCCGTCGCGCCCTCGGTGATCCACCAGTACGCGGGCTTCTCCCCGTACAGCGCGAAGAGCGGGTCGGGCGCCCAGTTGAGGATCAGCTCGTCCCGGCCGTCTCCGTCGAAGTCGGCGGCGCCGACCGGCCGGGCGTTGCGGTCCTCCGCCTTCGTCCGCTCGCCGTCCGCGGTCCGGGCCGGACCCTCGCGCAGCACGGGCGTGCGCGCGTCGCCGTCGAGGAGCACGGCGCCGTCGTACGTCGCGACGAGCAGCGCGTCGCGGCCGTCGCCGTCCGGGTCGGCGGCGGCGAAGCCGCCGGGGCCGTAGTACGAGTCCTCGCCGGCCGGCGGCTCGGGCAGGTCGAGGACGACGGGCTCGTCGCCGCTGCCGGGGTAGAGGGTGGCCCTGCCGTCGACCTCCGGCGCCTCCGTCTCGTAGCCGGGCTCGTTGTTGCGGCCGCCGTCGTCGCCCACCGCGACGTCGCGCTCTCCGTCGCCGTCGAAGTCCCCGAAGGCGTGGCCGCTGCCGGCGGTCAGCTCGCGGACCTCGCCGGTCAGCCCGGTGCCGGGGCGCGCCGGGTAGAGCGTGTTCGGGTCCTGCCCGCCGTCGCCGAGCCCCTGCCGCAGCAGCGCGGTCGCGCGCGGCTCGCCGGTGGGGTCGATCCCGTCGGCGGAGAGTGTGCCCTCCTCGTACGGCAGGCTCGTGTCGATGCGCGCGGGCTCGCCCGCCCGGCTGAACGGCCCGTACACCACCACCAGTCTCGCCGCACCCGGGGTGGCCCGCTCCGGCACCGCCAGATCGTGGTGGCCGTCGGCGTCGAAGTCCCCGCGCACCAGCGAGCCCGGCTCCACGCCGGCCACGCCCGGCAGCCGCAGCGGAACCGCCTCGGGCTTCGCGGCGGGCTGTTCCGGGCCGCCGAAGCTCACGTACGGCGCCGCCGGCTCCCCCCTCGGGTCCTGCCGCTCGGCGGTCTCGGTGGAGGGCGTCGTCACGAAGTCGGGGAAGCCGTCGTCGTCCAGGTCGGCGGTGGTTACGTCGGCCGCGCGGAGGCCGTCCGGCCCGGGGAAGCCGGCGGGCAGGGCGGGCAGGCCGAGGTCGCGGCGTCCGTAGACCGTACGGGTCGCCGGGTCCAGGCCGTCCGCCGAGCCGTAGACGACGGCGACGCGCTCCTCTGCGGTCTGCCGGTCGTCGCCGGGGAAGACCGGTACGAGGAGGTCGCGGTGCCCGTCGCCGTTGATGTCGTCGGGGTCCTGCGAGCCGTCGCCGGGCGCCGGGGCCCGGCTCGCGGCCGGGGGCGCGGGCACGCCGGGCTCCGGCGCGCCGTCCGCCGTGGGGGACGGCCCGCCGCCCGCGCCGTCCTCACCGCAGGCGGTGAGGACGAGCAGGGGGCACAGGACGAGCGCGGGGAGCGTGGCACGACGGGTCATGCGCGCCACTGTCGCAGCGCGCGAACGGCGGCCGGCCCGCCGAACGGGCGATCGTTGCACGTTCGTTGGCATCCGCCGCCCGCGTACGGGAGGCTCCGTCAGCGCGGCAGCACGGCCTCGACGGCCGCGATCAGCGCGGCGTCGTCCGGCGTGGTCTGCGGGCGGAACCGGGCGACCGGCCTGCCCTCCGGGTCGAGCAGGAACTTCTCGAAGTTCCACTGGACATCGCCCGCCGTGCCGTCCGCGTCCGGCGTCTGCACCAGCTCCCGGTAGAGGGGGTGCCGGTCCGGGCCGTTCACCTCGATCTTCTCGAACACCGGGAACGTCACGCCGTACGTCGCCGAACAGAACGTCGCGATCTCCTCGGCCGTGCCCGGCTCCTGACCGCCGAACTGATTGCACGGGAACCCGGCGACCGCGAACCCGCGGGCCGCGTACTGCGTGTGCAGCTTCTCCAGGCCCGCGTACTGGGGCGTGAGACCGCACTTCGACGCCACGTTGACGGCGAGCACCGCGGTGCCCCGGAATCGCCCCAGCGAGGCGGGTTCGCCGGCCAGGGTGCGCAGCTCGACGTCGTAGACGCTCATGGGCAAGCAGGTCCTCTCCGCGTGCGGTCATCGCCTCGGGTACGGCCTCACCCGCACCCGCCGCAAGTCTGCCATCTGCGGATGAACGGAAGGGCACCCGGTGGGCCTACGCTTCGGCTGGTCGGCACGGCACGCACACGGCGTACGGCATGGGCACGGCGGTCCCGGCGCGGAGGGGAGGGGCGCGTTGGCGGAGCTGGAACACGGGGACCCGCGTGAGATCGGCGGGTACCGCGTGCTGAAGCGGCTCGGCGCCGGAGGGATGGGCGTCGTCTATCTCGGCCGCTCGCCCGCCGGGACGCTCGTCGCGGTCAAGGTCGTACGCCCCCGGCTGGTCGTCGACGGCCGCTACCGCGCCCGCTTCCGCCGCGAGGTCGCCGCCGCCCGCAGGGTCACGGGCGCGTACACCGCGCCGCTCGTCGGCGCCGACCCGGACGCGGACCCGCCGTGGCTGGCGACCGCCTATCTGCCGGGGCTCTCGCTGGACGAGGCCGTCGGGACCTTCGGCGCGCTGCCCGCCCCCGTGGTGCGGCTGCTCGCCGCGGCGCTCGCGGAGGCGCTGGCCGGGATCCACGGCGCCGGGCTCGTGCACCGCGACTTCAAGCCCGGCAACATCATGCTCACGCCCGGCGGCCCGCGCGTCATCGACTTCGGCATCGCCCGCCCCGAGGACTCCGCGACCCTCACCCAGGACGGCGCGCTGATCGGCACGCCCGGGTTCATGTCGCCGGAGCAGGCCGCCGGCGGCCGGGCCGGGCCGCCCGCCGACGTGTTCGCCCTCGGCTCGGTGCTCGCATACGCGACGACGGGCAGGGCTCCGTTCGACGCGGGCAACCGGATCGACACGCTGCGGCGCATCCAGCGCGGGCAGGCCGACCTCGCGGGCGTGCAGGACCGCAGGCTGCGGAGCGTCGTCGCGGCCTGCCTGCGCGCGGAGCCGCGCCGCAGACCGGCCGCGGCGGCGCTGCTCGACCTGCTGGGGGAGCCCGCGGAGAGCGTGCACGGCACGCGCTGGCTGCCAGCCGCGCTCGCCGAGGAGATCGACGCCCCCAGCGCCCGCGCGCCGTGGCCGGGAGGAGGCGCGGCCGGGTCGGTACGGCCCGGGGAGGCGACCGCGGACCCGTTCGCCGGGACGGCCGCGACCGGCACGGGAGAAGCGGGGGAGGCGGGGGAGGAAGGCGAAGCCCGCGGCGCGCTGCGGCCCCGCCGCCGCGCCCTGCTCGTCGCGCTGACCGCCGCGGGGGTCGCCGGAGCGGGGGCCCTCACCCGCCCGCTGCTGGACGCGTTCGACGACTCCCCGCCTGCGGGAGGCCACCGCCCGCGCACGGACTCCGGTGCCCGGGCCGCGCCGCCCGCCGAGGCGGCGGAGGTCTGGCGGGTACGGGCCCGCTACCGCGGTGAGAGCCTCACCGGGCTCCACGCCGCCGGCGGCGTGGTGTTCGCCCACGGCGGCGAGAAGGGCGGCGTGCAGGCCCTCGATCCCCGTACCGGCGACGAGTCGTGGCACCGTCGCTGGGGCTCCGGCGGCGACGGCGAGTTCACCACCGGCGCCGGCGCCGCCTACCTCGTCGGTCCGCGGGGGGCCGGGACCCAGCGCGTCCTGGCCCTCGCCCCCGCCTCGGGCGGCGAACGCTGGACGTATGCGGAGGAGTTCGGCATCTTCCACGCCGTGGCCGCCGCCGACGGCCTCACCTACGTCGCCACCGGGGGCATCGTCGCGCTGGACAGCCGCAGCGGCGACGAGCGCTGGTCCGACGGGACCACCGCCTTCTCCTTCACCACCGGCTCCGGGTTCGTGGTCGCCGACGACGGTGAGGAGGTCCACGCGCTCGACGCCGCCGGCGGCGGGAAGCGCTGGAGCCACCCGGCCGAGAACTCCACCGCCGTGCTCGCCGCGGACGGCCTCGTCTTCGTCTGCGACGCCTACCTCCGCCTCGTCGCCCTCGCCGCGGCGGACGGAGCCGTCGCCTGGGAGAAGGAACTCGTGTACCCCAGCACCGTCCACGCCGCCGGCGACGGCATCCTCTACCTCACCGAGGACCGCCGCTTCCACGCGTGCCACGCGGACACCGGGGAGGCCGGCTGGTCGTTGCCGGGGGTGGAGTTCGCCGGCCTCGCCGGCGGTGCCGTGCACGTCTGGGGGAGCGTTGCGGAAGACGGCACCACGGGCGGGCGTCCGCGGCTGTACGCTCTGGACCCGTCCGGCGGAGACGTCCTGTGGACGTACGGCGGCGCCGAGTACGTCCACGTCGTCGCCGCCGGCCCGGCCGGGCTGGTCTTCGCCGGTCTCCCCGACGGGTACGTACAGGCACTCAGACCCCCCACCGCACGCCGGCCGAACGGAGGCACGAGTGGAGCCCCTTGAGCCCGACGACCCCCGCTCCCTGGGTGGGCACCGCATCCTGGCGCGGCTGGGCACCGGCGCCACGGCCGTCGTCTACCTCGGCCGCTCCCGCGGCGGGCGGCTGGTCGCCGTGAAGGTCGTGCACGCCGAACGGGCCGGACGCCCCGAGGCGCGGGACCACTTCGTCCGGGAGGTCGCGGCCACCACCGCCGCGGGCGGCGTGCACAGCCCGCCGGTCGTCGCCGCCGACCCCGGCGGCCGGGTGCCGTGGATGGCGACGGAGTTCGTGCCGTCCGTATCGCTGCACGAGGCGGTGGAGCGGTTCGGGCCGCTGCCCGCCCACTCGGTACGCCGGCTGGCCGCCGGGCTCGCGGAGGCGCTGGCCGCGGTGCACCGCGCCGGAGTCGTCCACCGCGACGTCAAGCCCGCCAACGTGCTGCTCACCGCCGACGGGCCCAAGCTCGTCGACTTCGGCATCGCCGCCGCGGCGCAGCCCGCGGAGCTCGCCGGCACCCCCGGCTTCATGTCGCCCGAGCAGGTCGCGGGGGCCGTGGCCGGACCGGCCACCGACGTGTACTCGCTCGGCTCCACTCTCGCCTACGCCTACGCCCGCGGCGACACCGACACCGACACCGACACCGCCGACCCGCCCGGCCCCGGGGACGACGCCGCCCTGCGCGAACTGATCGCCGACTGCCGCCGCCTGGAGCCGGCGGAACGCCCCACGCCCGCCGCGCTCGGCGACCGCCTCGCGGCGGCCGCGGACCCCGGTGCCCCGCCGCCCGGCGCCGCCTGGCTGCCCGCGCCGGTCCTCGCGGCGATCGACGCGCACGCCGGCGAGGCCGCCAACCCGCCGCTGGCACCGACCGGGTCCCCGCGCCGCCGCCTGCTCCTCGGCGGTGCAGCGGCCCTCGCGGCCGGTGCCGGGGCCGTCGCCCTGCTCAGCCTCCGCGAGGACGGCCCGGAGCCGGGGGCGCGGGACAACGCCCGCCCGGCGGCGGAGAACTCCGCCCCGCCCGCACGGAAACCCGAACCCGCGCCGCCGCCGCCCGAGCCGGTGCCGGTCGAGATCGCCCTCACCGGCGACGGGCCCGTCGAGGAGATGACGTACGCCGTCAACCGCGAGCCCGTCACGCTCAAGGACGTCGCGCTGCCCTGGCGCAAGACCGTCGAGGTCCCCCGGGAGAAGGGCAAGGCCGCCTGGAGCATCGACCTGTCCCACTACGGCGAGGTCGCCTACGAGATCCACGTCGACGGCGTCAGGAGGATGTCCCAGCGCTCGCCGGACCCCGGCCTCCCCGCCGCCATGCGCGGTCCCGGCCCGTACAGCCTCCAGGCCGGCGGCGAAACCGCCTGGAGCGCCCCGCCCGCCGACTCGAACGCCTAGTCTCCCGGGCTCGGGACCCCTCCGGGGCGGGCATGGTTACGGTGAGGCGCAGTCACCCGGAGAAGGGGGTACCCGTCATGGCGAGCAAGATCATTCTGCTGCCGAAGGAAGTCGGCAGCCTCAGCCGCGGGCTGCCGCCCGCCGACGTGCCGCCGCAGCCGGAGACGCTGTTCGTGCTCGGTGCGAACGGCGGGATGAGCGTGGCGCCCGACGCGGACTTCACGGTGGTGTTCGGGCGCAACGAGCCTGAGGTGCACGTCTGCGTCGGCGGCGGGGACCAGCACGTCAGCCGCCGGCAGGGGATCCTGACCCGCCAGTACGCGCGCTGGGTCCTCACCAACACCGGGAAGCGCCCCATCCGTTTCCCCGACTCCCGGCTGGTGCACCGCGGCGACCAGGCGTTCCTGCCCGCCGGCTACACCCCGCTGTTCGTCGTCTCACCCCGCCAGGACCACCTGCTGGAGGTACGGATCTCCGCGGCCAGGCCCGGCGGCGGGGCGGGGGGGACGACCGTGCAGGAGGAGTCGACCCTGAGCGACGAGCGCGAACTCGAGGACGACGAGCGGCTCGTGATCGTCTGCCTCGCCCAGCGCTATCTCCAGGGCGACCCGCAGCCCCAGCCGCTGACCTGGGCCCAGGTCGCGGACGAGCTGAAGCGGCGCGAACCGCACCGCAACTGGACGGAGAAGACGACCGCGCACATCGTCTCGGGCGTGCGGCGGAAGCTCAGCCGCAAGGGGGTGCAGGGGCTGCTGGCGAAGGAGGTGCCGCCGCCGGTGGGCAACGCGCTCAACCACAACCTCATCACGGACCTGCTGGAGACCGCGACGATCAAGAAGGAAGACCTGTCGCTGCTGGGGCCGTGAACCCGCGGGGCCGGCGGGCGGGTCAGGGGGCGCCGGGGTCGAAGGGGATGCCCGCGGGCAGGGCCTTCTCCAGGTGGGAGACGAAGGAGGAGTCCTTGAGGCCGAAGTTGGCGCTGCCGAAGTCCGTCGTGGAGAGCTTGTCGCGCAGCCCCGCGGGATAGCCGTTCCAGCCCACCAGATCGGGGAACTGCCAGCCGCCGTGGTGGTTCTCCGGCGGTTCGTCGTTGCCGGTGGCGGGGCGGAAGGCGTGGGTGCCGACGCCGTCCTTGTGGTAGACGACCTTGGGGTGGGTGCCGTCCCACCGGATCTGGTCGCGCGGGTAGGTGTCGAAGTCGCCGTGCGCGGAGGTCGAGACGTACTGCGCCTGGTCGTCCCGGATCCACAGTACGACGTGCTCCCAGTCGTGCCGGTGCCCGAAGAGACCGGTGCCGGGCAGGGCCTGGTCCTTCTCGAAGTACAGGCCGTAGACGACGGCGCACCAGCCGTTGTTGCACTTCGCGCGCGAGTAACCGTTGGTGTTGTCCAGGTCCGCGGCGTCGCGGCAGCCGCCGTCGAGCGCGCCGCCCGGCTCCAGCCCCGGGTTGACCGTGCCGTCGGGGCCGATGGCCGGGGTGGGATAGCAGCCGTCGGTGTCGTAGTCGTACGCGGGCTGGAAGGTCTGCTCCAGGCCGTCCGCGTTGGCCGGCAGCGCCTGCGGCGGTGCGGCGGCCGCCGCGGAGGCGGCGTGCGGTAAGGCGACGACGAGCGCGAACGCGCCGCCCAGGACGGCGGATACGCGGCGGATCCGGCTGCTCGACCTCATGCGGCCTCCCCAGGCGGCTTCGTGGAGCCCCGACGACCGTCACATCCTCCGGCCGCGGTCACCGGCCGGGCAACGGCACAAAGCCGCCCATGGGTGACATGTGACGCGGCGACCGGGCGAAGAGCCGGTGGCCGCGCGGTGGCGCCGCGCCGTCGCTTCGGTGCGCGCGGGCCGGCCGGTCGGCCGGGTCAGCCGGTCAGCGGGATGAGGCCCGCCGGCGTCGGCTCGAAGCCGCAGCCTTCGACGTAGAACGGGCGCAACTCGTCGTCGAAGTCGACGTGCAGCCACTCGCACCCGGCCGCGCGGGCACCGGCCACCGCCGCCGCGACCAGGGCGACGCCGATGCCCTCGCGCCGCCGCGCCGCGGGCACGACGGTGTCCAGGACGAAGGCGTGCACGCCGCCGTCCCAGGCGACGTTGACGAAGCCGACGAGCGCGCCGCCGTCCCGGGCGCACACCCAGCCGAGGCTGTGCCGGTCCAGTTGCGCGCGCCAGTCGGTGTCCAGGACCCGGTGGTGGAACCCCTCGGCGTGCAGGACGTTGACGTCGGCGTTGTCGAACTCGCCGCGCCACTCGTACGTGATCGTCATGGGCCGAGCGTACGGCCGCGGGGGCGAAGCCGGGGGAGCGGCAACTACTCCAGGACGGCGGGGGTCTCGCGGCGCGAGGTGATCCCCGGCTTGGCGAAGATGTGCTCCACGTGCGCGTCCGCGGTCCGCTTGGAGATCACCAGTCGCTCCGCGGCCTCCCGGTTGGACAGCCCCTGCGCGACCAGCGCGGCCACCTCGCGCTCCCGCCGCGTCAGGGCGGGCGCCGCGCTCCTGCCGTCCGCCTCCGGAAGCGCCGTCGCCGCGGGGGCCGCGGCCCCGCCGGGCGGCTCGTCCGCGTCGGTGCGCACCGCCGCGAGGACCGCCGCCCCCGGCATCCGCGCCCCGTCGTCGGCCGGCTCG
The Streptomyces sp. CNQ-509 DNA segment above includes these coding regions:
- a CDS encoding MFS transporter, giving the protein MTAAPRGLPDAAEQRFRDALRGLPGRVWIVSLGILVNRVGNFLPVFLVLYLTGRGHSAGAAGLVLGVSGLGNVLGNTLGGYLADTLGRRWTIVLSGVTTAGLTAAVPYLGPLSAIVAVVGLIGVTSHVYRPAAAAALLDSVTTNRQRLAAFGVFRAAMNTGAALGGVAGGVLAGVSYTQLFLANAAASLLFGVVAAVLLRDAPRPRAAEEEQAERAAGYRRALADRLLLRFLLMTAVAEFVYIQSTVGLPLHVTDAGLDARDFGLLIGLNGLLVLALELPATGAVARYRPEHVLGAGNLLVGAGLALTGLMTDMTLLAATVVVWTCGEMITSSVSYAYLGSLTPPHLTGRYQGLHGAAYTVGTGAGPLLGGAAYAVGPWALWSLVAAAGVLSAYLCLPPRPAPAG
- a CDS encoding glutathione peroxidase, translated to MSVYDVELRTLAGEPASLGRFRGTAVLAVNVASKCGLTPQYAGLEKLHTQYAARGFAVAGFPCNQFGGQEPGTAEEIATFCSATYGVTFPVFEKIEVNGPDRHPLYRELVQTPDADGTAGDVQWNFEKFLLDPEGRPVARFRPQTTPDDAALIAAVEAVLPR
- a CDS encoding PQQ-binding-like beta-propeller repeat protein; translated protein: MAELEHGDPREIGGYRVLKRLGAGGMGVVYLGRSPAGTLVAVKVVRPRLVVDGRYRARFRREVAAARRVTGAYTAPLVGADPDADPPWLATAYLPGLSLDEAVGTFGALPAPVVRLLAAALAEALAGIHGAGLVHRDFKPGNIMLTPGGPRVIDFGIARPEDSATLTQDGALIGTPGFMSPEQAAGGRAGPPADVFALGSVLAYATTGRAPFDAGNRIDTLRRIQRGQADLAGVQDRRLRSVVAACLRAEPRRRPAAAALLDLLGEPAESVHGTRWLPAALAEEIDAPSARAPWPGGGAAGSVRPGEATADPFAGTAATGTGEAGEAGEEGEARGALRPRRRALLVALTAAGVAGAGALTRPLLDAFDDSPPAGGHRPRTDSGARAAPPAEAAEVWRVRARYRGESLTGLHAAGGVVFAHGGEKGGVQALDPRTGDESWHRRWGSGGDGEFTTGAGAAYLVGPRGAGTQRVLALAPASGGERWTYAEEFGIFHAVAAADGLTYVATGGIVALDSRSGDERWSDGTTAFSFTTGSGFVVADDGEEVHALDAAGGGKRWSHPAENSTAVLAADGLVFVCDAYLRLVALAAADGAVAWEKELVYPSTVHAAGDGILYLTEDRRFHACHADTGEAGWSLPGVEFAGLAGGAVHVWGSVAEDGTTGGRPRLYALDPSGGDVLWTYGGAEYVHVVAAGPAGLVFAGLPDGYVQALRPPTARRPNGGTSGAP
- a CDS encoding serine/threonine-protein kinase, encoding MEPLEPDDPRSLGGHRILARLGTGATAVVYLGRSRGGRLVAVKVVHAERAGRPEARDHFVREVAATTAAGGVHSPPVVAADPGGRVPWMATEFVPSVSLHEAVERFGPLPAHSVRRLAAGLAEALAAVHRAGVVHRDVKPANVLLTADGPKLVDFGIAAAAQPAELAGTPGFMSPEQVAGAVAGPATDVYSLGSTLAYAYARGDTDTDTDTADPPGPGDDAALRELIADCRRLEPAERPTPAALGDRLAAAADPGAPPPGAAWLPAPVLAAIDAHAGEAANPPLAPTGSPRRRLLLGGAAALAAGAGAVALLSLREDGPEPGARDNARPAAENSAPPARKPEPAPPPPEPVPVEIALTGDGPVEEMTYAVNREPVTLKDVALPWRKTVEVPREKGKAAWSIDLSHYGEVAYEIHVDGVRRMSQRSPDPGLPAAMRGPGPYSLQAGGETAWSAPPADSNA
- a CDS encoding NPP1 family protein, with the translated sequence MRSSSRIRRVSAVLGGAFALVVALPHAASAAAAAPPQALPANADGLEQTFQPAYDYDTDGCYPTPAIGPDGTVNPGLEPGGALDGGCRDAADLDNTNGYSRAKCNNGWCAVVYGLYFEKDQALPGTGLFGHRHDWEHVVLWIRDDQAQYVSTSAHGDFDTYPRDQIRWDGTHPKVVYHKDGVGTHAFRPATGNDEPPENHHGGWQFPDLVGWNGYPAGLRDKLSTTDFGSANFGLKDSSFVSHLEKALPAGIPFDPGAP
- a CDS encoding GNAT family N-acetyltransferase; the encoded protein is MTITYEWRGEFDNADVNVLHAEGFHHRVLDTDWRAQLDRHSLGWVCARDGGALVGFVNVAWDGGVHAFVLDTVVPAARRREGIGVALVAAAVAGARAAGCEWLHVDFDDELRPFYVEGCGFEPTPAGLIPLTG